DNA from Aliarcobacter butzleri:
CACCAATTTTTCTTCCGTTTACTATTATATCATAAGCTTCAAACCCTACTTGACAAAATGGACTTTTACTCAAAACTATACTTTCAATATCTTTTGCAAAAGAAGCTTTTAGTCCCAAATTACTATAAAATTCAAGTATAAATGAACAGATTAACTCATAAGTTTCTTTTACACTTCTATTATCTATAAAACTTGAAGGAAGTATTAAAGAGTATGAAATATCATGTCCATGAAATAAAACTCCACCACCAGTAATTCTTTTTGAAAAATTGTTTTTATACTCTTTTAATAGATTTCCATAATCACTTGGATTCTGACCTGCACCAAAAGTAACACTTTTTTGCCACGAATAAAGCCGTAATATTGGTAAACTTCCATTTTCAAAAGCTTTAAATAACGCTTTATCTATATTAGTGTTATCGTTTGAGCTAAGATTCTGTGATATAATCAATCTGAATTTATTGTTGAAAATCATTTTGGCCTTAACTTATATTTTGATTTATATATTTATATAATATTTTTATTTAAGAAATATTTAAAAAAATACCAAACATATAAGTTAATTATAATTTAAAATTAATTAAAATTGTTAAATTAATTTTAAGAATTAAGAATTATTTCAAAGGAGATTTATGTCATTGTTAAATTTAGAAGATATTAATCCATTAGAGACTCAAGAATGGATGGAAGCTTTAGAAGCAATTATTGAAGAAGAAGGAGTTGAAAGAGCTCACTTTTTATTAGAAAAATTAATTGATAAATCAAGAAGAAGTGGCGCACATTTACCATATAGTGCAACAACAGCTTATATTAATACTATTCCAACTAGCGAAGAGCCTAAAATGCCAGCTGATATGGATTTAGAAAGAAAAATAAGATCAATTATTAGATGGAATGCTCAAATTATGGTACAAAGAGCTTCAAACAAACACTTAGAACTTGGTGGTCACATTGCATCATTTCAATCATCTGCAACACTTTATGATGTTGCATTTAATCATTTTTTTAGAGCACCAAATGAAAAAGACGGTGGAGATTTAATATTCTTCCAAGGACATATTTCTCCAGGTATATATGCAAGAAGTTTTTTAGAAGGAAGATTTACAGAAGAACAAATGGATAACTTCAGACAAGAAGCTTTTAATGATGGATTATCTTCATACCCTCACCCAAAATTAATGCCTTCTTATTGGCAATTCCCAACTGTTTCAATGGGACTTGGACCATTACAAGCAATCTATCAAGCAAGATTTTTAAAATACCTTACAAATAGAGGAATAAAAGATTGTAGTGCACAAAAAGTATATTGTTTTATGGGAGATGGTGAGTGTGATGAGCCTGAATCACTTGGAGCTATTGGAATGGCGGCACGTGAAGGTTTAGATAACTTAATCTTTGTTATAAATTGTAACTTACAAAGACTAGATGGTCCAGTAAGAGGAAATGGAAAAATTATTCAAGAACTTGAAGGTGAATTTAGAGGAGCTGGATGGGAAGTTCTAAAAGTTATCTGGGGTGGACTATGGGATAGTTTACTTGAAAAAGATACATCTGGAAAACTTCTTGAATTAATGGAGCAAACGGTTGATGGTGAATACCAAAACTTTAAACAAAAAGGTGGAGCATATACAAGAGAAAACTTCTTTAATAAATTCCCTGAAACTGCAAAATTAGTTGAAAACTTAAGTGACAACGATATTTGGAAATTAAATAGAGGTGGACATGATCCTGTTAAAGTTTATGCTGCATTTAAAAGAGCAACAGAAACTAAAGGAAGACCAACTGTAATCTTAGCAAAAACTGTAAAAGGTTATGGAATGGGAAGTGCTGCTGAGGGTATGAATATCGCTCACCAAGTAAAAAAAGTAGATGTAAATCATCTAAAAGCATTTAGAGATAGATTTGATTTACCAATTAGTGACGAAGCAGTTGAATCATATTCATATTATAAACCAGATGAAAACTCACCAGAAGTTAAATATTTAAAAGAAAAAAGAGCAGCTCTTGGTGGATTTGTACCACAAAGATTAGAGAAATTTACTAATAAATTAGAAATTCCTGCTTTAAGTGATTTTGAAAGTATTCTTGCAGGTAGTGGTGATAGAGAAATTTCTACAACTATGGCATTTGTAAGAGTTTTAAATGTTTTATTAAAAGATAAAAATATTGGTAAAAATATCGTTCCAATAGTACCTGATGAAGCTAGAACTTTCGGTATGGAAGGTATGTTTAGACAATTTGGAATTTATTCAAGTGCTGGACAAAAATATATCCCACAAGATAAAGATCAAGTTGCATTCTATAAAGAAGATATCAAAGGTCAAGTTTTACAAGAAGGAATCAATGAATTAGGAGCTATGAGTTCATGGATGGCAGCAGCTACTTCATACTCAGTAAATGATTATCCTATGATTCCATTTTATATCTTCTACTCAATGTTTGGATTCCAAAGAACTGGAGACTTATGTTGGGCAGCAGGTGATCAAAAAGCAAGAGGATTCTTAGTTGGAGGAACAAGTGGTAGAACAACATTAAATGGTGAAGGTTTACAACACGAAGATGGACACTCTCACATTTTAGCAAATACAGTACCAAATTGTATTACATATGATCCAACTTATGGTTATGAAGTTG
Protein-coding regions in this window:
- a CDS encoding lipoate--protein ligase family protein, with the translated sequence MIFNNKFRLIISQNLSSNDNTNIDKALFKAFENGSLPILRLYSWQKSVTFGAGQNPSDYGNLLKEYKNNFSKRITGGGVLFHGHDISYSLILPSSFIDNRSVKETYELICSFILEFYSNLGLKASFAKDIESIVLSKSPFCQVGFEAYDIIVNGRKIGGNAQKRAKNVIFQHGSIPIKSIKNDEKYGASLEDFSINLDFDEAINKLKEAFEKTFNAQLLESQLNENELNIYNEL
- the aceE gene encoding pyruvate dehydrogenase (acetyl-transferring), homodimeric type, yielding MSLLNLEDINPLETQEWMEALEAIIEEEGVERAHFLLEKLIDKSRRSGAHLPYSATTAYINTIPTSEEPKMPADMDLERKIRSIIRWNAQIMVQRASNKHLELGGHIASFQSSATLYDVAFNHFFRAPNEKDGGDLIFFQGHISPGIYARSFLEGRFTEEQMDNFRQEAFNDGLSSYPHPKLMPSYWQFPTVSMGLGPLQAIYQARFLKYLTNRGIKDCSAQKVYCFMGDGECDEPESLGAIGMAAREGLDNLIFVINCNLQRLDGPVRGNGKIIQELEGEFRGAGWEVLKVIWGGLWDSLLEKDTSGKLLELMEQTVDGEYQNFKQKGGAYTRENFFNKFPETAKLVENLSDNDIWKLNRGGHDPVKVYAAFKRATETKGRPTVILAKTVKGYGMGSAAEGMNIAHQVKKVDVNHLKAFRDRFDLPISDEAVESYSYYKPDENSPEVKYLKEKRAALGGFVPQRLEKFTNKLEIPALSDFESILAGSGDREISTTMAFVRVLNVLLKDKNIGKNIVPIVPDEARTFGMEGMFRQFGIYSSAGQKYIPQDKDQVAFYKEDIKGQVLQEGINELGAMSSWMAAATSYSVNDYPMIPFYIFYSMFGFQRTGDLCWAAGDQKARGFLVGGTSGRTTLNGEGLQHEDGHSHILANTVPNCITYDPTYGYEVAVIVKDGVERMYGEKQEDVFYYITTLNQNYVQPAMPEGAEEGIIKGIYKVKTFEAKNDFKVKLLGSGSIFQEAIRAAEILSSEYDIKIDIYSVTSYNELTREAQDIERENLLNLDKEAKIPYIEKVLGSNNDNIVISATDYMKSYSEQLRPYVKGSFKALGTDGFGRSDSRANLRKFFEVDTNFIVYTTLAELARNGKLDKKVALEAMKKYEIDSNRINPRNA